Genomic segment of Mucilaginibacter sabulilitoris:
AGTGAGTAGTGAATAGTGAATAATAAAATTGGGAAACAAGTTAATCAAAATCCTGTGATCCCTTAATCCTGTGAATCAAGGTTCCGACAAAATCAACGAAATCAATCAATCACCCTCAATCAACGGTCAAAAAAATAGCGGTGAGTTTAACCCATCGCTATCAATATTTAAAATGCAAACTGCCTGCAGATAACTGCAAACCGCCCACTGCAAACTGTTAAGTAGTATAGCCCAGGATTTTCAGAACCTGCTTGCTGTTTTGCTCCTCACCGAATACTTCAAAGTTGAATGTCTCATCGCGGTTGCGGCGGATGATCACGTGTTTGGGAGATGGCAGTAAACAGTGGTGGATACCCCCGTAGCCGCTCAATACTTCCTGATAAGCTCCTGTATTAAAAAAGCCCAGGTATTGAACCTTACGGGTTTTAGGCATAAATACGCTGTTCATGTGTGCTTCCTGGTTGTAATAGTCCTGCCCGTCGCAGGTAATGCCGCCCAGGTTTACACGCTCGTATTCCGAATCCCAGTTATTAACCGGTAACAGAATGTATTTTTGGTTCAGTGCCCAAACATCGGGCAGGTTGGTGATAAATGAACCATCAAGCATCAGCCATCTTTCACGGTCATTTTGTTGCTTGCGGCCCAAAACCTTGTATAAAATGCCTGAAGCCTCAGCAACGGTATATTTACCAAATTCGGTAATAATATCCGGTTCAATGGTATCGTGTTCGGCGCAGATCTCTTTAATCCGACTTACAATTTCATTGATCATGTACTCATAATCAAAATCAAAAACCAACGAATCTTTAAACGGCATACCACCACCAATATCAAGCGTATCCAAAGCCGGGTTTACCTTTTTAAATTTACAGTAAAGCGTTACATATTTCTCCAGTTCGTTCCAGTAATATGGGGTATCGGATATACCGGAGTTGATAAAGAAGTGTAATAGTTTTACCTGGAAGTTAGGGTTCTCTTCTATCTTGTTATGATAGAAATCAATAACATCTTCCATACGCACACCTAAACGCGAGGTATAGAATTGCGAATCGGGCTGCTCTTCTGCTGCTATACGGATACCAAGGTTGCATGGGGTATCCATCTCAATCTCATCATCGTACAGGTTAAACTCCTCTTTATTGTCCAATACAGGGATGATGTTTTTAAAGCCATCATGCAGCATGTCAATAATATAGGTTTTATACTGGAACGTTTTAAAACCGTTGCAAATTACCGTAATATCTTTGTTAACAGCACCCTTTTTCTCCAGGGCGTCAATCATGGGCATATCAAATGCCGATGATGTTTCGAGATGGATCTCGTTACGGAGCGCCTCTTCAACAATATGCCTGAAATGCGAGCTTTTGGTACAGTAACAATATTTATAGCTGCCGCGATAATTGTTTTTGATAATAGCCTGCTGAAATAACAGCTTGGCCTGCTGTATCTTCTTGGTTATCATGGGTAAATAAGTGAAGCGCAGGGGAGTGCCGTACGTTTCAATCATC
This window contains:
- a CDS encoding arginine decarboxylase; its protein translation is MQSYQEFLDLSVGFPQDGFEIIDDELYFQDLNLMEMIETYGTPLRFTYLPMITKKIQQAKLLFQQAIIKNNYRGSYKYCYCTKSSHFRHIVEEALRNEIHLETSSAFDMPMIDALEKKGAVNKDITVICNGFKTFQYKTYIIDMLHDGFKNIIPVLDNKEEFNLYDDEIEMDTPCNLGIRIAAEEQPDSQFYTSRLGVRMEDVIDFYHNKIEENPNFQVKLLHFFINSGISDTPYYWNELEKYVTLYCKFKKVNPALDTLDIGGGMPFKDSLVFDFDYEYMINEIVSRIKEICAEHDTIEPDIITEFGKYTVAEASGILYKVLGRKQQNDRERWLMLDGSFITNLPDVWALNQKYILLPVNNWDSEYERVNLGGITCDGQDYYNQEAHMNSVFMPKTRKVQYLGFFNTGAYQEVLSGYGGIHHCLLPSPKHVIIRRNRDETFNFEVFGEEQNSKQVLKILGYTT